From Acidimicrobiales bacterium, one genomic window encodes:
- a CDS encoding anaerobic sulfatase maturase, with protein sequence MSFHVLAKPSGAICNLDCTYCFYLSKELLYPGDRFRMADETLQAYISQLIDAASDSPHVTIAWQGGEPTLLGLAFFQRSVEITRQLLPAGKSVEFTMQTNGTLLDDDWCRFLADNSFLVGLSIDGPPDVHDAYRVDKHGRPTSHRVLEALEMLQRHGVEVNVLCTVHAANQDRPLDVYRYFRDDLGIGFMQFIPIVERATEVTLEVANMGWSSSRKGRPLYVNEGSLVTERTVDSTKWGLFLAAIFDEWVRNDVGDVFIQYFDAALAASLGMGSPMCIFAETCGAVPVVEHNGDLYSCDHFVEPKHLLGNINQTHMVELMAKPQQRKFGDDKRDTLPQYCLDCEVRFACNGECPAHRFISTPDGEPGLNYLCAGYKHFFNHIDEPMRIMADLLRQGRMAPEIMDILAERDRARFAGVGRNDLCPCGSGDKFKRCHGR encoded by the coding sequence GTGTCGTTCCACGTCTTGGCCAAACCGTCGGGTGCAATCTGCAACCTCGACTGCACCTACTGCTTCTACCTGTCCAAGGAGTTGCTGTATCCGGGCGACCGGTTCCGGATGGCCGACGAGACACTGCAGGCCTACATCTCCCAGCTCATCGACGCCGCCAGCGACAGCCCTCACGTGACCATCGCGTGGCAGGGCGGCGAGCCGACCCTGCTGGGCTTGGCGTTCTTCCAGCGCTCGGTCGAGATCACCAGGCAGCTGCTGCCGGCGGGCAAGTCGGTCGAGTTCACGATGCAGACCAACGGCACGTTGCTGGACGATGACTGGTGCCGCTTCCTGGCCGACAACAGCTTCCTGGTCGGCTTGTCGATAGATGGCCCCCCAGACGTGCACGACGCCTACAGGGTCGACAAACACGGGCGGCCCACGTCTCACAGGGTGCTCGAAGCGCTCGAGATGCTGCAGCGCCACGGCGTGGAGGTGAACGTCTTGTGCACTGTTCACGCCGCCAACCAGGATCGCCCCCTCGATGTCTATCGCTACTTCCGCGACGACCTGGGCATCGGGTTCATGCAGTTCATCCCCATCGTCGAGCGGGCCACAGAGGTGACCCTCGAGGTCGCCAACATGGGCTGGAGCTCCAGCCGCAAGGGCCGACCGCTGTATGTGAACGAGGGCTCGCTGGTCACCGAGCGCACCGTCGATTCGACCAAATGGGGTTTGTTCCTTGCGGCCATCTTCGACGAGTGGGTGCGCAACGACGTGGGCGACGTGTTCATCCAGTACTTCGACGCGGCCCTGGCCGCGTCGCTGGGCATGGGGTCGCCGATGTGCATCTTCGCCGAAACGTGCGGCGCGGTGCCCGTGGTCGAACACAACGGCGACCTCTACTCGTGCGATCACTTCGTCGAACCCAAGCACCTGCTGGGAAACATCAACCAGACCCACATGGTCGAGCTGATGGCCAAGCCCCAGCAGCGAAAGTTCGGCGACGACAAACGCGACACGCTTCCGCAGTACTGCCTCGATTGTGAGGTGCGTTTTGCCTGCAACGGCGAGTGTCCGGCGCACCGGTTCATCTCCACCCCAGACGGCGAGCCCGGCCTCAACTATCTGTGCGCCGGCTACAAGCACTTCTTCAACCACATAGACGAACCGATGCGCATCATGGCCGACCTGTTGCGACAGGGTCGCATGGCCCCCGAGATCATGGACATCCTGGCCGAACGAGACCGGGCTCGCTTCGCCGGGGTGGGACGCAACGATCTGTGCCCGTGCGGCAGCGGGGATAAGTTCAAGAGATGTCACGGCCGCTGA